The Neurospora crassa OR74A linkage group I, whole genome shotgun sequence genome segment GGTGGGTACAAACTGTGGCATAACATCCAGGTAGTTCTTCTCCCCGTTCGTCTTCTCGTGGTTAGACGGACTACGACTGACTTTTCGTGGTGGCGACCTGGGTAAGGATCTGGACCTTCCTCGACTCTCCGCATCAGACTCATCCGAAGAATCATACTTGTCCGAGGGACCTGGAGCAGCCTCTTTTCGCCAGAACATATCGCTGACTTTGGAGACACCACTACGCAAAACACTATCAATGCGTTGACCCCGGAATAGCCCTTTCAGGCTACTGTTACCATCCTCCCGAAGTTTGTAAATCCCTGTGCTCTTATTCGACTTTTGGCTAGAGTCGGTTCCTTTTGTCACTATTTTGCGAAGAGGACTACGGGAGGTCTTCCGCTTGGGAGGTGAAAGCATGCCAGTGCCAAATCCTAGTGTGGTTGGAGACTCTACTGGTTGCCGATCGTACAGAAACTGCGTTGATTCGGGGTTCTCGTCTCTTCCGATGTGTGATGGGAGCTCAGCCAAATGCTCGTTACTGCGATCTCGGAATATGCTCCTAACTTTGGTCAGGGGGTTTTTGCTCGGTGACCTCGCTATCGGTGAGCTTGGTCTCGATGACCTTGCCGACATGTCCGTGCTGAATCTAGGAATTAGTGCGTCATGCACTGGCCGCAAGTCAGGCGAATATGGCGGTGATGTATCGTAATCCGTTGAAATCCGCCCATCGCCACTCAGTGACCCAACGCCAGCCCGTCCAGCGAGAACCTGTGCCGGGGCTGGCTTGGCTTGGTACTTGGTATTGGAGCCTTCCAAATCAGCCGGCTCAGAGCGAGATGCCGGCCTGCGGCCTTCAACATTGTCAGCCCCGTCAGAGGTCGATGTAATCCGCGGCCACTCCTGACCCTTTTCGGACATCGCTAATCCAGCATCTGGGAGCTTCAGCTGTTGCGTATCCTGGTCATAAAGAGGATGCGCTTCGATATCTCTCTGCTCCTGAGCGATCATGTCTTCCATCTGCCTTGCCAGTATGTCCTTACCACTACTGGAGATGGTCCCGTGTCTGCCCCGTCGCTTCCGATCGCTGTCTGTATCAGACGACTCTGAAAAGGAGCGTCTATGGATGCGAAGAATATCGCGATTGTATATGGAGCTGTTGGCTCGATGGTGGGATTCCCTGATCGCCCGAAGTTTCTGTTGCGCTTTGTCTCGAGCCCGACTGGCACTAAAGCCGTGCGGTGGCTCTTGATGCGCCTTTTGTGTTGTCTTTGGTTCCACAACTTGGGGTGACTGTTCCGTGCGAGCCTTGTCTAGAGCCGTGATGCTGTTGGAGTTGGAAAAGATCTTGCTTGAGCCTGGAGTATCATCTCTTGAGAGCGAACGGTAAATTTCGGCACCACCTTGGGGAAAGAGGCGTTTCCAATTCCTATCCTCTACAAGGAACTTGTTGTCGTCCTGTTCAAGCCAATAGATGTCTGCGATCATATCTGCCGGATCTACGGCCCAATCGACCCGTGGTCGTTTCAGTTtgggtgttgctgttgtcggcTTAGAGCCAAGGGACTGGGGCGGGATTTCCTGAGAGAGAATACGAGTCGGAGAGAACGGAGGTATCGAAGGGTTTCCCGGAATTCGGTCCTGGCCCTTGGCGATCCATTTGGCTACTTCGTCAACCCATTCAGAAACCCTTTCAACATCGTTGAAGCCCTGACCCTCTCCATCCAAAGTCTTCCTCTCACGAGCCCGAATCTTTCTGTTGCGGATATACTGCAGCGGATTATAAGGACGACCAATCGTTGTTTCAGCGTCATGAGTGGTTGGTCTTGTAGGGAAGTTAGGGCCATTAGGCGTCAGGGGAGGGCTAACGGTGGAATATGTTGCTGATGGGGCGGCCTTCAATGGGGGTAGCAGTTCTAATAATCGTCTGTATTGTGCCATCAGCCCCAAGTATTCCCTTGCCTTCTGCGCTCTCGCCAAGGTCGACTGGGAAAAGTGGTACTGGTATGCTTCGAGACCGGCTGAAGCTTGCAGTGACCGTGCAGATGCGATGCGCGGGGAGTGGTCCGGTCTAGGTGACATATTCCGCGAAACTTttctctgctgctgcaggtGTTGTCGAAGACTTCCTCCAGTACTGTTTTCCGGCACTGGTCCTAGTCTTGGAGGCACTGGCTGAGAGACGATCCTTCGCGACGCTATCCTTCTCGACTCGCTCAGGTTAAGAGCCATGTTCACAATATGGGCCGACTCCATATCCAGGAGCGCCATGCTGGTTCGTGGGGATGGATTTGTTCCAATGATCGTCTCACCCGCCGAAGAGCCGCGGTTCGACGTGACCGCACTGTCGTTGATGGAGGTTGGTTGTCGAACAGATGGCTCAGTTGTCGACCCTGAGCGCTGAACAAGCCCCAAGCCTACTTCGTTTGAGGGGCCCGTAAGTTTGTTCCGGCCAGGCGACCTGTCCATGCCATTCTTAGTGATCCTATTCCTGCCATGCTCTAACAAGCTCTGCCTCTTGGGTAACTGTAGCTGGGTATGTTGAGTATGCGCGCCCAGGGCGGGATCCGAAAGGAGAAAGGCGCCATTCGTTCTGTGCTTATGAGCACGGAGGGCGCCTTTGGAGAAATTTCGGTCATCGGCGCGAGGGTGATGGGAACGGGGGAGTCGCTGATCAGGCGGTATACTGGCGTCGTCGTATTCATCCTTGACGTCGTTGAGATCCGAGGAAGTCACAGAGACGTCAGGGAGGTTCGTCGTGACCTGGTGGTCCTGGCGAGAGATGGCTGTCGAGGCATAATCATGGCGGTCAGAATCGAGGTCGGGTTGTTTGGTTGCTCGGCGCGGACGAAGGTTGGATGATGGGCTGGCATCTGGGTCGGTCATTGCTGTGCTGCGCCGTCCACATGCCACGTCTTCAGAGGAAGCGGGAACGGAGGAACTAGAGTCGCATGGAATGAATAATGACATGCATCGTCGTCAGTCTTGCCGTCGTCGCGTatgagatgaagaggatgcaATCCGTCGTCTTGGCGTCCGAGGCGTCGTTCGGCTCCTCTTGTGTCCAGTCGGTTGAGAGTCGTCGCCAAAGTCTCTCCGTCTTGTCGGATCGGTTCTCGTGATAGTCGAAGCAGTGAGGTATCTGTAATGGTCtcggtcttggtcttggggaggtctggctggctgggctgggcgcTTTTCCTGCGGCTTCAGTCTGCCCATGTGAAGACAACGGGCCAACGACGACGTCAGACGGGCAAGGTACCGATGCAGCTATGCTGGGTCGAGGACTACTTTCTATTCGTCGTCGGGTGCATTATACTAAGGTACTTCTAGCGGCGCGTGTAAGGCAGAGAACAATGACCCAGTGGAGTGTGACAGTAACAGGCCGCTGAAAGGAGTGCTTCGCTGCGTTCGGTTGGGAGGGACAGATGATGGGAACACGAGGTCGAAATCGACGGGAAGGTCATGGAGGTCCAGGGCAGGATGCAAATAGTACCTAGAgaaggtaccttacctctaggtcTACGGGGCTGTCTCTCCCGGACACTTGCAGTCCTCCGCCTCCATTACCTGTAGCCGGTTCGTTCTCTCCCGTCCAAAATGCCCGCCCTGTTCAGTGGAGTTCCACTCGTGCTCCCACGGCACCCAAACCCGTCATGAAAGCCACTGGTTCCACGGCGAGCATCGCCCTGCAAAGCTCACTGTTTCCTGCTGTGGCCCGTTGAAACGGCGGATCGTCCTTGCTGTGCAGTGTCATCGACCTTTCGGCAGTTCCATCATAGGGGGACCCCCGGGCCCTGGCATCCAGCCGAGCCAGAGCCTGCCTGCAACCTCAAAAGAGCCAGGAAACGAGGGAGTGGGGCAGGGGCAAAGAACCCCACTGTTACCCGCTATGGATCACGTTCCGTTGGGGCTTGGGGGGCACTGCCCTGCCgactggaagtggaagcgcaGCTCCCGTCCTCACAGTGGAGGGCCTGGGCTGCCGTTTGTCGACTTTGACGCATGTCAGCACCTACATCGCACCTTAATTTAATCTGCATTCTTGCATCTTCACATGGTGACATTGTAACGTGCCTAACACTCCCTGATAATTGGCCATAGGTCATTTTGTGGCTGATCATGCAGTAAGTACAGTGGTATCTTTTGCCATGTGGTGGGACAGCAACAAGAACTCCCGTCGGTAGATGTATTCAACTCGGTCCCCTTCGTATACTATGTACACGACTGAATGAATGTTCGTGACAGGGCAGGGCTGGTCTgcgagaaagaaagaaaccccACAGCTCTCGTTGCGATATGATCAACAAGGGGTATTCCCAACCGTCCAACCATCCTTTAGCAGTGAACTACAATACTATGGAAGCCATTGTTCCCGGCAAGGATGGCGTGCTTCAAGCAGAACAAGGCAAATGTATAGCATACCCAGCGTGCTTATCACTTTGATTCATAGGACGGGGCATGCAAGAGATCAATAGGTAGGCAtatgtgtagtgtatgtatgaGCTGGACCAGACTGCCGAGTTCAACGCATGTTTGGTACTGACTCTGTATCTTGACCCTGTGCTGGACAGTGCTGTAGGTTTAGGTGAAATTAAACCATCTTGAAAAGCATTCCGCTTATGTGTGAAGTTGTAAACGCAAATTAGACAATACTGGCGAGATGGTCCACCCCTCAAAGACCCATTTACCCATTTACCATCATGtagccagcaccaccaatcAACAATGTGTCCCGCAGGACCAGCTGTGTAAGTCGATATTTTCTCCAAACGCCCAATGAaaatacaaaaaaaaaaaaaaactctcGTAACAATGCAAAAAGGGTTAAAACACTGTTACCGCAGTGACAGCACCGTTCTTCAACACCTCAAAAACGAGTCCCGGGAATCCATACAACGTAGTTGTGGAATCTGCGGGCCCATCAAACTTCTTGGCCGTGCCACCGGCGTCTGGTGCTGCCGCAGCGCCGTCTCCTTCCCAGCCGCCGAGAAACTCGATGCTGCTACCGGGACTGTCTCCCCAGCCCCTATTAAGAACCATGCCCCTTTGCGCCTTGCGCGCCTCATCTTCAGAAGGGTAGATGGACTGCCACTCTTTGCGCAGGCTCTCCTCGATTTGCGGGAAATCCGACTCTGAGTTGATCACAACGTCCGAGGCAGACGAAAGATACGGGATTTCCCATCGGCAGCGACGGTGCCGGTTAAAGGGATATGACCCAGGCACATTTCCGTGCAAAACAATCTTTGTGGCAACAAGGCTGTCGGCATTGGCTGTGAGAAGCCAGTCCCTGGGAATGTTGGGTACATTCTTTCCCTGCTCCTGGGAAGGCGGTACCGGTGATGGCGCCGTCGGCTTTGAGACCAACACATCGAATCCATGGTAGAAATAGTTGTAGAAGCACTCGCCTGACACGTGGCCTTCAACGCTGTCATCACTGGTTTCATCGTCGCTAGAGTGATAACCATCCGACCCAGCGTTTGCCGATGATTGATCTGTATCTGTAAGGTCGTCCTGATGCTTCAAGTCAGCACTGTCTGGTCGCTTCAGGGCATCGCTACCAGTCCGCACTTTGTGGGCGAACATCTTATGGTCGTTTTTCCGGTATATGGCATCGGGAGGACCCAAGTGGGATACAAGGTCTTGCGGAGTTGTCTGTCCAAGCCTGATCCAAAAGTGCTGATCCGTCCACTTTCGAAAGACCTGCAGTTTCCCCGCCCCGTATATCTTGATCAGAGACACCTCGTCAGGAAACACCTCCTTTCCCTTAGTAAGTGGCGTGAATGTCTTGAGACTGGGCAGCACATCAGTCCACAGCGTCTGCCGGGCTTGTGTCCACGAATCCCCACTGAAAATGCCCATGGTCTCGGGGACTTGCGTGGATGGCAACAGATCAACCAcgttcttcttggccgagTAGCTCGCTTTCTTCATGAGGAAACTAAAGGCCACACCGGGCCATGACAGAACGTAGAGCCCATATTGATCGACGGCATTGTCTGGCGTCTTCGGTCCATCAATGAACTCGCCATCATAGGTGGGACCAAGAAAGCGCTGGTAGATGTGACGGAACGTAGGGCCCGCGGGGTTATCGGTTGACGGGGTAGATGCTGCGGAAGGGCGAACAAGGTCACGCTCTTTGTTATCGGCGGCCTTGATAAAGATATGATTTTTGGTAAAGTCCACCACCTCGATTAAGCGTAACCGCTGCTCTGGAGCG includes the following:
- a CDS encoding UPF0183 domain-containing protein — its product is MSTPTSPPISPLLFSAQLYPGRALGWLVLGASLHDILTRLKTEPQRFTNLDVKYSPTEPTKSIVVIDLPANGIRLQFDAPEQRLRLIEVVDFTKNHIFIKAADNKERDLVRPSAASTPSTDNPAGPTFRHIYQRFLGPTYDGEFIDGPKTPDNAVDQYGLYVLSWPGVAFSFLMKKASYSAKKNVVDLLPSTQVPETMGIFSGDSWTQARQTLWTDVLPSLKTFTPLTKGKEVFPDEVSLIKIYGAGKLQVFRKWTDQHFWIRLGQTTPQDLVSHLGPPDAIYRKNDHKMFAHKVRTGSDALKRPDSADLKHQDDLTDTDQSSANAGSDGYHSSDDETSDDSVEGHVSGECFYNYFYHGFDVLVSKPTAPSPVPPSQEQGKNVPNIPRDWLLTANADSLVATKIVLHGNVPGSYPFNRHRRCRWEIPYLSSASDVVINSESDFPQIEESLRKEWQSIYPSEDEARKAQRGMVLNRGWGDSPGSSIEFLGGWEGDGAAAAPDAGGTAKKFDGPADSTTTLYGFPGLVFEVLKNGAVTAVTVF